A single genomic interval of Rosistilla ulvae harbors:
- a CDS encoding sodium:solute symporter family transporter — protein sequence MQTLDYIVIVVYLVVMMGMGMHFGRGQSRREFFAAGGSMGWMVVGLSVMATLFSSNSFAMYPSVGYGDSLRVGMMLVGATLMSPIVIWVFIPVYSRLNCTTAYEYLERRFHVSIRCLASGLFILLRIGWMASATFAASLVIASVSQVPQVTVILSLGAVSILYTMVGGLRAVMWTDVLQFFVFAGTILVALSLLIYTSGIGFTQSISSYFEGRSSMLVDWTPSMTLKHGSWAVLIGTFLEALSAFGADQVAVQRYISAKSERTSQIGYLVNLIGMWLVIPGLLLIGVGLFAFYGENPAELQPLVQGVSVGELPSPLESVAMRDAVLAAGVQDKVFPEFARMHFPPGMVGLFLVALMAAVMSSIDSGIHSVTTAIIVDFRDRLMPSWKPDDSAHDVGLIRGLLVVVGVLSVTLACFVGPLGDVFDIAKKLTASFGGPLLAVFILAFFSRKARAAAVFPGTLIAAAATMAMMYHFDQWFSMWFWPVGFGLTLVLCFVINLCLPRTAGSGEEPLTFATVMRQNPKREQELPSE from the coding sequence ATGCAAACGCTCGACTATATCGTCATCGTTGTCTATTTGGTCGTGATGATGGGAATGGGGATGCATTTTGGCCGCGGGCAATCGCGCCGTGAGTTTTTTGCCGCCGGCGGTTCGATGGGCTGGATGGTGGTCGGGCTGAGCGTGATGGCGACGCTGTTTTCATCGAACAGCTTTGCGATGTATCCATCGGTTGGCTACGGCGACAGCTTGCGTGTCGGGATGATGTTGGTGGGGGCGACGTTGATGTCGCCGATCGTGATTTGGGTTTTCATTCCCGTCTATTCGCGATTGAACTGCACGACGGCGTACGAATATCTGGAGCGTCGGTTCCATGTTTCGATCCGCTGTCTGGCCAGCGGTTTGTTTATCTTGTTGCGAATCGGGTGGATGGCGTCGGCGACGTTTGCGGCTTCGTTGGTGATCGCCAGCGTCTCGCAGGTGCCGCAAGTCACGGTCATCCTGTCGCTGGGAGCCGTCTCGATTCTGTATACGATGGTCGGTGGATTGCGAGCGGTGATGTGGACCGACGTGCTGCAGTTCTTTGTTTTTGCCGGGACGATTCTCGTCGCCCTTTCGCTGCTGATCTACACCAGCGGGATCGGCTTCACCCAATCGATCAGCAGTTATTTCGAAGGCCGCTCCAGTATGTTGGTCGACTGGACCCCTTCGATGACGCTCAAGCATGGCAGTTGGGCGGTGCTGATCGGTACGTTCCTGGAAGCCCTGTCGGCCTTTGGTGCCGACCAAGTCGCGGTGCAGCGGTACATCTCTGCCAAGTCGGAACGGACATCGCAGATCGGTTACCTGGTGAATCTGATCGGGATGTGGTTGGTGATCCCCGGCCTGCTTTTGATTGGCGTCGGGCTGTTTGCGTTTTATGGCGAAAACCCCGCTGAATTGCAGCCGCTGGTGCAAGGCGTGAGCGTGGGCGAGCTGCCGTCGCCGCTCGAATCGGTTGCGATGCGCGATGCGGTCTTGGCGGCGGGAGTGCAGGACAAGGTCTTTCCCGAGTTTGCGCGAATGCACTTTCCACCGGGGATGGTGGGATTGTTTCTTGTTGCGTTGATGGCGGCGGTGATGTCCAGCATCGACTCGGGTATCCACTCGGTCACGACGGCGATCATCGTCGATTTTCGCGACCGTTTGATGCCCTCGTGGAAGCCCGATGACAGTGCCCACGACGTTGGATTGATCCGTGGTTTGTTAGTCGTCGTCGGTGTGTTGAGCGTCACGTTGGCTTGTTTTGTCGGGCCGCTTGGCGATGTGTTCGACATCGCCAAGAAACTGACAGCCTCCTTCGGCGGCCCGCTGTTGGCTGTCTTTATCCTCGCCTTTTTCTCGCGCAAAGCCCGCGCTGCGGCGGTCTTTCCGGGGACGTTGATCGCTGCCGCAGCAACGATGGCGATGATGTATCATTTCGACCAGTGGTTCTCGATGTGGTTCTGGCCAGTTGGGTTTGGATTGACGTTGGTGTTGTGCTTTGTCATCAATCTCTGCTTGCCGCGGACAGCCGGATCGGGTGAAGAACCGTTAACCTTTGCAACCGTGATGCGACAAAACCCCAAGCGTGAGCAGGAGCTTCCGTCCGAATGA
- a CDS encoding creatininase family protein, with protein MNSTAPAIRALDRQQTLVVFPTAAVEQHGPHLPCGTDTLISDAIADAVEARAPDRVLRLPTQWIGASAHHRRLGATLDSELPTYIQLLCQTLQPLLEMGFCRFLILNGHGGNIDPMRVAVRQLQSQWPDRLLAAASYWSIAESVIADHLTGEDKAVGHACEAETALILHLRPELVDTAAVESAMGWKPDAVEGMFICRDMKQRTAAGATGRPDLATAEQGRQMFEGIVDRVSVAVDRLLAEPLPS; from the coding sequence TTGAATTCAACTGCCCCGGCCATCCGGGCGCTCGATCGTCAGCAGACCTTGGTCGTCTTTCCGACCGCGGCGGTCGAACAGCATGGCCCTCACCTGCCCTGCGGCACCGATACGTTGATCAGCGACGCGATCGCCGACGCGGTGGAAGCTCGGGCGCCCGATCGCGTCTTGCGTCTGCCGACTCAGTGGATCGGAGCCAGTGCGCATCATCGGCGTCTCGGAGCGACGTTGGACAGCGAGTTGCCAACGTACATCCAACTGTTGTGCCAGACGTTGCAGCCGCTGTTGGAGATGGGATTCTGCCGTTTTCTGATCCTCAACGGACACGGTGGCAACATCGATCCGATGCGCGTCGCGGTGCGTCAGTTGCAGTCGCAGTGGCCCGATCGGCTGTTGGCGGCGGCTTCTTATTGGTCGATCGCCGAGTCGGTGATCGCCGATCATTTGACGGGCGAAGATAAAGCGGTTGGCCACGCGTGCGAAGCCGAAACGGCGTTGATCCTGCATCTGCGTCCGGAGCTTGTCGACACTGCGGCCGTCGAGTCGGCGATGGGATGGAAGCCCGACGCGGTCGAAGGAATGTTCATCTGCCGGGACATGAAGCAGCGAACCGCCGCTGGAGCGACGGGCCGCCCCGATCTGGCGACTGCGGAACAGGGACGCCAGATGTTCGAAGGAATCGTCGATCGAGTGAGTGTTGCCGTCGACCGATTATTGGCCGAACCGTTGCCCAGTTAG
- a CDS encoding neutral/alkaline non-lysosomal ceramidase N-terminal domain-containing protein: protein MKWLTCFILALLPLSASAQPWQAGSARISITPDEPIWMAGYGGRDHPAEGKLTDLWAKSLVLQDAAGHTAVLITLDLVGIHRDTATKICDQIGKKHNLSRDQIAINCSHTHTGPAVGANLGPLHYVQVPEEQKQQLDDYEQQLVEKIVSIVDSSFESLQPSWLTWGNGRCSVAVNRRDNVQNDVPALRVQGKLNGPSDHDVPVLLVRDADQKLRTVVFGYACHATVLGIYQWSGDYPGYAQIEVEERYPEAIAMFWAGCGADQNPLPRRTIELAQQYGKRLGTAVAEVVEGFVHPVESSLQTSYTELDLPLVDVPTVEEVIQTRETTKNKFERGRAEYILGRLGNAKTLDETYPYPVASWKIGNDIRMVFLGGEVVVDYALRLKSTAAGTPDDSPTMIWVAGYSNDVMAYIPSRRVLNEGGYEGGGSNVYYGIPGLWSEKIENMIAGEVAKQLAAPKPQPAETSSK, encoded by the coding sequence ATGAAATGGCTCACATGTTTCATCCTTGCGTTACTGCCACTCTCCGCATCGGCTCAGCCCTGGCAAGCTGGTTCGGCACGGATCTCGATCACTCCCGATGAACCGATCTGGATGGCAGGCTACGGTGGCCGCGACCATCCAGCCGAAGGCAAGTTGACTGACCTGTGGGCCAAGTCGTTGGTGCTGCAAGACGCGGCGGGGCACACCGCCGTCCTGATCACTCTGGACCTTGTCGGCATCCATCGCGACACCGCGACAAAAATCTGCGACCAGATCGGCAAGAAACACAATCTGTCGCGCGACCAGATCGCAATCAATTGCTCCCACACCCACACCGGGCCGGCTGTCGGTGCGAACCTGGGACCACTGCATTACGTACAGGTGCCGGAAGAGCAGAAGCAGCAACTGGACGATTACGAGCAACAGTTGGTCGAGAAGATCGTATCGATCGTCGACTCTTCTTTTGAATCGCTCCAGCCCAGTTGGCTCACCTGGGGCAACGGCCGCTGCAGCGTCGCCGTCAACCGACGCGACAACGTTCAGAACGATGTCCCCGCCCTGCGAGTCCAGGGAAAACTGAACGGCCCCTCCGACCACGACGTCCCCGTCCTGTTGGTCCGCGACGCCGATCAAAAGCTACGCACTGTCGTCTTCGGTTACGCTTGTCACGCCACCGTGCTGGGCATCTATCAGTGGTCGGGCGACTATCCCGGCTACGCTCAGATCGAAGTCGAAGAGCGTTACCCCGAAGCGATCGCGATGTTCTGGGCGGGCTGCGGCGCCGACCAAAACCCCTTGCCACGGCGAACGATCGAATTGGCTCAACAGTACGGCAAGCGATTGGGAACAGCGGTTGCCGAAGTCGTCGAAGGATTTGTCCACCCAGTTGAATCCTCGCTGCAAACCAGCTACACCGAACTCGACCTTCCGTTGGTCGATGTGCCAACGGTTGAAGAAGTGATCCAAACCCGCGAGACAACAAAAAACAAGTTTGAACGCGGCCGAGCGGAATACATTTTGGGTCGACTGGGCAACGCGAAAACGCTCGACGAAACCTATCCCTATCCGGTCGCCAGCTGGAAAATTGGCAACGACATTCGGATGGTCTTCCTGGGCGGCGAAGTCGTCGTCGATTACGCGCTGCGGCTGAAATCGACAGCCGCCGGCACGCCGGACGATAGCCCGACGATGATCTGGGTTGCCGGATACAGCAACGACGTAATGGCCTACATCCCCTCGCGCCGCGTCCTCAACGAAGGAGGCTACGAAGGGGGCGGATCGAACGTCTACTACGGCATCCCCGGCCTGTGGTCCGAAAAAATCGAGAACATGATCGCCGGTGAAGTCGCCAAGCAACTGGCGGCCCCCAAACCGCAGCCCGCTGAAACGTCGAGCAAATAA